One window of the Sphaerochaeta associata genome contains the following:
- a CDS encoding serine hydrolase domain-containing protein, translating to MKVLLFMLLGLAVAGGAWSQPYEALEHIDRLVDLSGIVMVADTGEVVYQKSFGFADHQSKKAIDEHTLFPLASLTKPFTAMAIGLLQEQGRLNLDDPIAEYLVQFASNPTLTIRHLVEHRSGLIRDLTDQRVISPYELIELEDLVDAIAKAPMRSKAGSTYQYSNANYQVLARLVEAVADQSYESYLKEYILQPAGMAATCVLEDFGPPELAKGHAHGNLLAGYHFSHAYGSGNLASTVSDLYAFAKAWKAGVFGVPSKLLGWMHGSLQDRAYREHTGHLGSGYATCLRFFEDEDLVVIVLLNTRFPDVLELVDALSAEALGLSINHTDGREWDPVGSSLDRTVFQGGDGDSLVLQMKNGILMVQPMQGRPVYLKRVGEGVYCDLEHPLFTHHLFADESGSLSAYEIRGLVRSTRYERVF from the coding sequence GTGAAGGTTCTGCTTTTCATGCTTCTTGGTTTGGCGGTCGCTGGCGGGGCATGGTCTCAACCCTATGAGGCTCTTGAGCACATCGACCGGCTTGTTGATCTTTCCGGTATCGTCATGGTTGCCGATACCGGGGAGGTCGTATACCAGAAAAGCTTTGGTTTTGCAGACCATCAGAGCAAAAAGGCAATCGATGAGCATACGCTCTTTCCTCTTGCATCGCTGACAAAACCTTTTACCGCCATGGCAATAGGTCTTCTTCAGGAGCAAGGCAGACTCAACCTCGATGATCCGATCGCTGAATATCTGGTGCAATTTGCTTCGAATCCCACCCTGACGATTCGACATCTGGTTGAACATCGTTCCGGCCTTATCCGGGACCTTACCGATCAGAGGGTGATTTCCCCCTATGAACTCATAGAACTCGAAGACTTGGTCGATGCCATTGCAAAGGCACCGATGAGAAGCAAAGCAGGCAGCACCTATCAGTACAGCAATGCAAACTATCAGGTGCTTGCCCGACTGGTCGAGGCGGTCGCCGATCAAAGCTATGAAAGCTACCTGAAAGAGTACATCCTGCAGCCGGCGGGGATGGCTGCAACATGCGTGCTTGAGGACTTCGGTCCTCCCGAGCTGGCTAAAGGGCATGCACACGGCAATTTGCTCGCCGGGTATCACTTCAGCCATGCCTACGGGTCGGGCAACCTTGCCTCAACAGTCTCCGACCTATACGCGTTTGCAAAAGCCTGGAAAGCCGGGGTTTTTGGTGTTCCTTCCAAGCTCCTTGGGTGGATGCACGGTTCCCTGCAAGACCGGGCATATCGTGAGCATACCGGGCACTTGGGCTCGGGATATGCAACCTGCCTGCGGTTCTTTGAGGATGAGGATCTGGTGGTCATTGTGCTGCTGAATACCCGGTTCCCCGATGTGTTGGAACTTGTCGATGCCCTCAGTGCCGAGGCCTTGGGACTTTCAATCAACCATACGGACGGCAGGGAATGGGATCCTGTTGGGTCCTCACTCGATCGGACCGTCTTTCAGGGCGGTGACGGGGATTCGCTGGTATTGCAGATGAAAAACGGTATTCTCATGGTACAGCCGATGCAGGGAAGGCCGGTCTATCTGAAACGGGTGGGTGAGGGTGTGTATTGCGATCTTGAGCACCCCTTGTTCACCCATCACCTTTTTGCAGACGAATCAGGCTCTCTTTCAGCCTATGAAATTCGAGGTTTGGTTCGTTCAACACGCTATGAGAGGGTTTTTTAA
- a CDS encoding pyridoxal phosphate-dependent decarboxylase family protein yields MSTHTDKLPYFLGFDARSKDAYRSIIDQTVQAVTDSVTDTGAYKGASVEELQNLMEAATILPQQGCGWEAVLDEVKRTILPNFLRTWSTNYMAHLHSPALLESIASELILSTFNQSMDSWDQSPIATEVEVAVVSELCKLYRLGDDADGVFTSGGSQSNLSALTFARDWYCNTVLGHDVKKKGLPSCYQKLRLYTSEVSHFSMEKSAHLLGLGYDAVRKVPVDNLCRMDVNALKAMLAEDTEQGLLPFCVVATIGTTDYGSVDPVDTLRELCDRYNIYLHADAAYGSGVQMSSTYQDRLGNLGLCDSITVDFHKMFLLPISCGAILIKDRSLFEVFTLHADYLNREEDEEAGYTNLVGKSLQTTRRFDALKVWMAFQCRGKDGFASIIDTCIENAAYLAQAISSNDRFELAIAPELSSVVFRLKGSCEKNKQVRRELLHHHQVVIGQTVYQGRTYLKFTLLNPMVTHQHLDELLVLIEKLGNLIQ; encoded by the coding sequence ATGTCAACTCACACCGATAAGCTGCCGTATTTCCTGGGTTTTGATGCGCGGTCCAAGGACGCATACCGCTCGATAATCGACCAGACAGTCCAGGCCGTCACCGATTCGGTGACCGATACCGGCGCCTACAAAGGCGCCAGTGTCGAAGAATTGCAAAACCTGATGGAGGCTGCGACCATTCTGCCGCAGCAAGGATGCGGCTGGGAGGCTGTGCTTGACGAAGTGAAGAGGACCATTCTTCCCAACTTCCTCAGGACCTGGTCGACCAATTACATGGCACACCTTCACAGCCCCGCCCTCTTGGAGTCGATCGCCAGCGAGTTGATCCTATCCACCTTCAACCAGTCGATGGACAGCTGGGACCAGTCTCCCATCGCCACTGAAGTGGAGGTTGCCGTCGTAAGCGAACTATGCAAGCTCTACCGGCTGGGAGACGATGCCGACGGGGTCTTCACCTCAGGAGGCAGCCAATCGAATCTCAGCGCACTGACATTTGCCCGTGACTGGTACTGCAACACCGTCCTTGGTCATGACGTAAAGAAAAAAGGCCTGCCCTCCTGCTATCAGAAGCTCAGGCTTTACACCTCCGAAGTCTCTCACTTCTCCATGGAGAAAAGTGCTCATCTGCTTGGACTCGGCTACGACGCTGTTCGCAAGGTGCCGGTTGACAACCTTTGCAGAATGGATGTGAACGCACTGAAAGCAATGCTTGCCGAAGATACCGAGCAGGGTCTGCTTCCCTTCTGCGTTGTTGCAACCATCGGTACGACCGATTATGGTTCGGTCGACCCGGTTGATACGCTTCGGGAGCTGTGCGACCGGTACAATATCTACCTGCATGCAGATGCTGCATACGGAAGCGGAGTACAGATGTCGTCGACGTACCAGGACCGCTTGGGAAATCTTGGGTTGTGCGATTCCATCACCGTCGACTTTCACAAGATGTTTTTGCTGCCCATCAGCTGTGGTGCCATCCTGATAAAAGACCGCTCGCTCTTTGAAGTTTTCACCCTGCATGCCGATTACCTGAACCGGGAAGAAGATGAAGAAGCCGGCTATACCAACCTGGTAGGAAAGAGCCTGCAGACAACCCGCCGCTTCGATGCCTTGAAGGTGTGGATGGCCTTCCAGTGCAGAGGCAAGGACGGTTTTGCCTCCATCATCGACACATGCATCGAGAATGCCGCGTATCTTGCACAAGCGATTTCATCAAATGACCGGTTTGAACTGGCCATTGCACCCGAGCTTTCCAGTGTGGTATTCCGCCTCAAAGGAAGCTGTGAGAAGAACAAGCAGGTGAGACGGGAGTTGCTCCATCACCACCAGGTGGTCATCGGCCAGACGGTGTATCAAGGCAGGACCTATCTGAAGTTCACCCTGCTCAACCCCATGGTGACCCATCAGCACCTGGATGAGCTGCTTGTATTGATTGAAAAGCTGGGAAACTTGATTCAGTAG
- a CDS encoding efflux RND transporter permease subunit: MSLTNTVVRRPTTIIIIYILLTVLALVVYPNLSVELFPEMDLPMVIVYSSYRGASPETMESRVTKLIESAVSNVGGIKKISSTSSEGISMVMLEFAYGTDLDKASQSINDNISLYTEMFPEDATKPTIFKLNTNMMPIMNIALSGSSGQDANELRVVLEDMVQSRLERVAGVSSTAINGGQDAFVQVAVDQNRLEAYGLTLSQVAYTLNPQNFQIGAGTLIEGDLSYLLRTDAQFNSIEQIEDAMVAAYPKYDAKGNVIGSNVVRLKDIATVSFAYRDATSQVYINGESGVYLSVSKESDANSVQVAKRVKDVIKELNKELPKGMSLEVIVDNTEMVESTINKVYESLLYGIVLVMVVLFIFLRSVKSTFIIGISIPISMLLTVLVMFFMGYSLNLMTLTGLILGLGMTVDGSIVILENIFRYRERGAKLHAAAILGTKEMIVSITASILTTVCVFVPMVLLRSNLEMLGEILTPMAATIIISLLASLVVAVTLIPVLTSSYVKLYTRKQKPLKLRLLRFIDDKAEAAFEALDRGYKRALALLLDYKWLTLILVILIMVLTFQAYQAMHQSLYPTMSETSVSLSVTLPQGTTLATTESLLMDLQEKAERDIKGYKDITVTAGGGGMFGTGGTNGGSLQISLLDEEGADSMQVVQEKLRRYFDLYPAADFSFSQVSMGLGNLNPVDVAVKSDNLELAVATAEKIRDLIDANLKGVTEVRTDFSKGLPELRITIDRERAYAYNLTMQTIASEISNSVNGITATQLKENGTDTDVVVMLDKDDRSSELDLKRIFIRNALGEKISLDNLATIERSTGPVSINRENEMRTVHVVGGLAPNYAASQAESDIKSLLEKELPLSDEVFIEYGGDFADMTAMFSQVGLILILAVVLVFGVMASLFESFKNPFIVLLSMPLMMVGVVGIYLITGETFSLISAIGIVILAGIVVNNGIVLIEYINLLRKRGLPIRRACIEAGGNRLKPILMTSLTTIFGMIPLAFFGGQGAEQIQPIGQTIIGGMAISTLMTIFFTPVLYMLFNKDKQKKDVERIENYLEEV; encoded by the coding sequence ATGAGTCTAACCAATACTGTAGTTCGCCGCCCCACCACCATTATCATCATCTACATTCTGCTTACGGTGCTTGCCTTGGTGGTCTATCCCAATTTGTCGGTTGAACTGTTTCCTGAAATGGACCTGCCCATGGTCATTGTCTACTCCTCCTACCGGGGGGCAAGCCCTGAGACTATGGAAAGCAGGGTCACCAAGCTCATCGAGAGCGCCGTCTCCAATGTCGGGGGTATAAAGAAGATCAGCTCCACCTCATCGGAAGGCATTTCAATGGTCATGCTTGAGTTTGCCTACGGCACCGATTTGGATAAGGCAAGTCAATCGATCAACGACAACATCAGCCTCTATACTGAAATGTTTCCCGAGGATGCAACCAAACCGACAATCTTCAAGCTGAATACCAACATGATGCCGATCATGAACATTGCGCTCAGCGGCTCAAGCGGCCAGGATGCCAATGAACTTCGAGTAGTGTTGGAAGATATGGTGCAAAGCCGCCTTGAACGTGTTGCAGGAGTCTCTTCAACCGCCATCAACGGCGGTCAGGACGCTTTCGTCCAGGTTGCCGTCGACCAGAACCGCTTGGAAGCTTATGGCCTTACGCTCTCCCAGGTGGCCTACACGCTCAATCCCCAAAACTTCCAGATCGGGGCTGGTACCCTCATAGAAGGTGACCTGTCGTATCTCTTACGCACCGACGCCCAATTCAACTCCATCGAGCAGATCGAGGATGCCATGGTGGCAGCCTACCCCAAGTACGATGCGAAGGGGAATGTGATAGGTTCCAATGTCGTACGCCTCAAGGATATCGCAACAGTTTCCTTCGCCTACCGCGATGCGACCAGCCAGGTGTACATCAACGGGGAGAGCGGGGTTTATCTGTCAGTCAGCAAGGAGTCGGATGCCAACAGCGTCCAGGTGGCAAAACGGGTAAAGGACGTCATAAAGGAGTTGAACAAGGAACTGCCCAAGGGGATGAGCCTTGAAGTCATCGTCGATAATACCGAGATGGTGGAATCGACAATCAACAAGGTGTACGAAAGCCTGCTCTACGGCATAGTCCTGGTCATGGTGGTGCTCTTCATCTTCCTCAGAAGTGTCAAGTCGACCTTCATCATCGGAATCTCAATACCGATATCGATGTTGCTAACGGTGCTGGTGATGTTCTTCATGGGGTACTCATTGAATCTTATGACCCTGACAGGCTTGATTTTGGGTCTTGGCATGACGGTGGACGGGTCCATCGTTATTCTGGAGAACATTTTCCGCTATCGCGAACGCGGTGCAAAGCTGCACGCCGCAGCCATTCTCGGTACCAAGGAGATGATCGTCTCCATTACCGCCTCCATTCTCACCACCGTTTGTGTGTTTGTACCGATGGTGTTGCTCAGAAGCAATCTGGAGATGCTCGGCGAAATTCTCACCCCGATGGCGGCGACGATCATCATCAGCCTTTTGGCCTCCCTTGTGGTTGCCGTCACGTTGATTCCGGTGCTCACCAGCTCATATGTGAAACTGTATACACGCAAGCAAAAGCCGCTTAAGCTTCGCCTGCTCAGATTCATCGACGACAAGGCCGAAGCTGCGTTCGAAGCTCTCGACCGCGGCTATAAGCGCGCCCTCGCCCTGCTTCTCGATTATAAATGGCTCACCCTCATTCTGGTCATCCTGATCATGGTACTTACATTCCAGGCCTATCAGGCGATGCATCAGTCGCTCTATCCGACCATGAGCGAGACATCGGTCTCCTTGAGTGTCACCCTGCCGCAGGGTACAACGCTTGCAACCACGGAAAGCCTGTTGATGGATCTCCAGGAAAAAGCCGAACGGGACATCAAGGGGTACAAGGACATCACCGTTACCGCCGGTGGGGGCGGGATGTTCGGCACCGGGGGAACGAACGGCGGATCGCTTCAGATCTCCCTGCTCGATGAGGAAGGCGCCGACTCCATGCAGGTTGTCCAAGAGAAGTTGAGGCGATATTTCGACCTCTATCCTGCCGCCGATTTTTCGTTCAGTCAGGTGTCCATGGGCTTGGGCAACCTCAACCCGGTTGATGTAGCAGTGAAGAGTGACAACCTCGAGCTTGCAGTAGCAACGGCCGAAAAGATTCGCGATCTCATCGATGCAAACCTGAAGGGAGTCACCGAAGTCCGTACCGATTTCAGCAAGGGCCTTCCTGAACTGAGGATCACCATCGACCGCGAGCGCGCCTATGCCTACAACCTGACGATGCAAACCATCGCCAGTGAGATCAGCAACAGTGTAAACGGCATTACTGCAACCCAACTCAAGGAGAACGGCACCGATACCGATGTGGTGGTCATGCTGGATAAGGATGACCGTTCCAGCGAGCTCGATCTCAAGCGCATCTTCATCCGCAATGCTCTTGGAGAGAAGATCAGCTTGGACAACCTTGCCACCATCGAGCGTTCCACAGGTCCTGTGTCGATCAACCGCGAGAACGAGATGAGAACGGTGCATGTAGTCGGCGGTCTTGCCCCCAACTACGCCGCAAGCCAGGCGGAGTCCGACATCAAGTCACTTCTGGAAAAAGAGTTGCCCCTTTCGGATGAAGTATTCATTGAATATGGTGGTGACTTTGCCGACATGACTGCCATGTTCAGCCAAGTCGGCTTGATTCTCATCCTCGCCGTCGTACTGGTTTTTGGAGTCATGGCAAGTCTTTTCGAGTCCTTCAAGAACCCCTTCATCGTCCTGCTTTCGATGCCGCTGATGATGGTTGGTGTTGTCGGCATCTATTTGATCACCGGTGAGACCTTCAGTCTGATCAGCGCAATCGGAATCGTCATCCTTGCCGGTATCGTGGTCAACAATGGTATTGTCTTGATAGAGTACATCAACCTCCTCAGAAAGCGCGGGCTTCCCATCAGAAGAGCCTGCATCGAAGCGGGCGGAAACCGACTCAAGCCGATCCTCATGACCAGTCTGACAACCATTTTCGGCATGATCCCGCTTGCCTTCTTCGGCGGGCAGGGAGCGGAGCAGATCCAGCCCATCGGACAGACCATCATCGGAGGTATGGCGATCAGTACGCTGATGACCATCTTCTTCACCCCTGTTCTCTATATGCTGTTCAACAAGGACAAGCAGAAAAAGGATGTGGAACGAATCGAGAATTACCTGGAGGAGGTGTGA
- a CDS encoding YczE/YyaS/YitT family protein codes for MKAVVIRLFRLFFGLFLYAAGIVLTMQAHIGYAPWEVFHAGLAKVLGLQIGTVSILVGLVIGIAVMLFGEPLGFGTVCNMVVVGLFMNILLGSGLFAELSNPVLGVVQLIAGLFVISLASYFYISSGFGAGPRDSLMVLLSRKTKFSVGTCRGAMEVSVTLVGFLMGGLLGWGTLLSAVLIGFCIQITFKVLLFDPKKVVHEDFVSSYRKLGLFMQAQNINKKV; via the coding sequence ATGAAGGCTGTTGTGATTCGTTTGTTTCGCTTGTTCTTTGGATTGTTCCTCTATGCTGCGGGTATTGTACTCACCATGCAGGCCCACATCGGCTATGCTCCGTGGGAAGTGTTTCATGCAGGCCTTGCAAAGGTGTTGGGACTGCAAATCGGAACTGTTTCCATTTTGGTTGGATTGGTCATCGGCATTGCCGTCATGCTGTTCGGGGAGCCGCTGGGCTTCGGCACGGTATGCAATATGGTGGTCGTAGGTTTGTTCATGAATATCCTGCTGGGAAGCGGGTTGTTTGCCGAACTTTCCAATCCGGTGTTGGGTGTCGTGCAGCTCATCGCGGGCTTGTTCGTCATCTCTCTGGCTTCCTACTTCTACATCTCATCCGGTTTCGGGGCGGGACCCCGTGACAGTCTTATGGTCCTGCTCTCCCGCAAGACCAAGTTCTCCGTTGGGACCTGCAGGGGGGCGATGGAAGTCAGTGTCACACTCGTAGGTTTTCTCATGGGAGGCCTCTTGGGATGGGGGACGCTGCTCAGTGCCGTTCTTATCGGCTTTTGCATCCAGATCACCTTCAAGGTGCTGCTCTTTGATCCCAAGAAGGTTGTGCATGAGGATTTTGTCTCAAGCTATCGCAAGCTTGGATTGTTCATGCAGGCCCAGAATATCAACAAAAAAGTGTAG
- a CDS encoding DOMON domain-containing protein: protein MKKQLTIVLLIALTLPLTAQIVPSASVDPKVDGIFSNQEYPVVEQLRGMTMGYALSGDGQTLHFALQAPTKGWVSIGLGSNRMQGAHIVIGFDALTSQTISEETGRGHSHSPSRDKIVKQQAIKESGNTTTLEFSVPASLYAGGSELRMILAYGTRDDLRSKHSTYASHTIPFTK from the coding sequence ATGAAGAAACAGCTGACCATAGTGTTGCTTATCGCCTTGACGCTGCCGTTGACAGCCCAAATTGTTCCAAGTGCTTCCGTCGATCCGAAGGTTGACGGGATTTTCTCCAACCAAGAGTACCCTGTTGTTGAACAGTTGCGCGGAATGACGATGGGCTACGCCCTGTCCGGTGACGGACAGACGCTCCACTTTGCCTTGCAAGCGCCGACCAAGGGCTGGGTTTCCATAGGGCTGGGGTCGAACAGAATGCAGGGCGCCCATATAGTCATCGGCTTCGATGCACTTACCAGCCAGACCATAAGTGAGGAGACCGGCAGGGGCCACAGTCACAGCCCGTCCAGGGACAAGATTGTCAAGCAGCAGGCGATCAAGGAGAGCGGTAATACAACCACCCTGGAATTCTCGGTTCCTGCTTCCCTGTATGCAGGCGGTAGTGAGCTCAGGATGATTCTTGCGTACGGGACACGGGATGACCTCAGGAGCAAGCACAGTACGTATGCCTCCCACACTATACCGTTCACCAAGTGA
- a CDS encoding glycoside hydrolase family 43 protein — translation MRLQEIQMRDPFILTDWRSNCYYLYGTTDKDPWKAEGVSFETYRSTDLVHWEGPFTIFTPPLGFWGTHNFWAPEVHFHNDAYYLFASFKSVENRRGTHILVSSSPLGPFAPVSPKPATPAAWECLDGTFFLDEEGQPWMVFCHEWVQTNDGEIAAQRLSADLCRPVGEPELLFKASSAVWPKKLARRDGSGIIDARVTDGPFMHRTKDGTLLMLWSTVSETGYAMGYAASSSGRLQGPWLQQEKPLIQCDGGHGMIFRSFEGVLYLTYHSPNKTPNERPFFVALEERDGGLVCR, via the coding sequence ATGCGCCTGCAAGAGATCCAAATGCGTGACCCGTTCATTCTCACCGACTGGAGGTCGAATTGTTACTACCTGTATGGGACTACCGACAAGGACCCCTGGAAAGCGGAGGGTGTGAGCTTTGAAACCTATAGAAGTACGGACTTGGTGCACTGGGAAGGTCCTTTCACCATTTTTACACCGCCACTAGGCTTTTGGGGGACGCATAACTTTTGGGCTCCTGAAGTACATTTTCATAACGATGCATACTACCTGTTCGCCTCATTCAAATCGGTAGAGAACCGTAGGGGAACCCACATTCTCGTTTCCTCATCACCACTGGGACCGTTTGCTCCTGTTTCCCCAAAACCTGCTACTCCTGCTGCCTGGGAGTGCTTGGACGGTACCTTCTTCTTGGATGAAGAAGGCCAACCCTGGATGGTGTTCTGCCACGAATGGGTGCAAACCAACGATGGAGAGATTGCGGCCCAGCGGCTCTCTGCCGATCTTTGCCGGCCGGTGGGGGAGCCCGAGCTTCTCTTTAAGGCCTCATCGGCTGTTTGGCCGAAAAAACTTGCCCGCCGTGATGGATCGGGCATCATCGATGCCCGGGTAACCGACGGGCCGTTCATGCATCGCACCAAGGACGGCACCCTTCTGATGCTCTGGTCCACCGTCTCCGAGACCGGGTATGCCATGGGCTATGCCGCCAGTTCTTCTGGAAGACTGCAAGGACCTTGGCTGCAACAGGAGAAACCCCTCATCCAGTGTGACGGAGGTCATGGTATGATCTTCCGCTCCTTCGAGGGTGTGCTGTATCTGACCTACCACAGTCCCAACAAGACACCGAATGAGAGACCGTTCTTTGTGGCATTGGAAGAGCGGGATGGGGGTTTGGTATGCCGCTAG
- a CDS encoding DUF3307 domain-containing protein, with the protein MSISLLVLLAMHVLGDFYFQSDKLALRKRQEITAVFIHSLLYTIAFLPMVFISSWYVFLILVLSHAVIDFLKYVLMHVTARNSVLFILDQLGHIAVLAGVSVWAFPDFPMEIRYVSALRIIVLVLWVAKPVSVLFSELFGRFRPLPGEGTEGAGKVIGYLERLMLVLLLIIGQYGVIGWVIAAKTLARSKQLSDSQAFCEYFLVGTLFSILSTISLFLVLYRW; encoded by the coding sequence ATGAGCATTTCCCTGTTGGTACTGCTGGCAATGCATGTACTAGGAGATTTCTATTTTCAATCAGACAAGCTTGCACTCAGAAAACGCCAAGAGATCACAGCCGTTTTCATCCACTCGTTGCTCTATACCATCGCTTTTCTGCCCATGGTCTTCATCTCTTCTTGGTATGTGTTCCTCATTCTTGTACTTTCGCATGCCGTTATCGATTTCCTGAAATATGTGCTGATGCATGTCACCGCCCGCAATTCGGTTCTCTTTATTCTGGATCAACTCGGCCATATTGCAGTACTTGCAGGAGTCAGTGTATGGGCGTTCCCCGATTTTCCCATGGAAATCAGGTATGTTTCTGCACTGCGAATCATCGTTCTGGTGTTGTGGGTTGCAAAGCCGGTCTCAGTCTTGTTCTCCGAGCTGTTCGGAAGGTTTCGGCCGTTGCCCGGCGAAGGGACGGAGGGTGCTGGAAAGGTAATCGGCTATTTGGAGCGGCTTATGCTTGTCCTGCTGTTGATTATTGGACAATATGGGGTTATCGGGTGGGTTATTGCAGCGAAGACGTTGGCTCGAAGCAAGCAGCTTTCCGACTCCCAGGCGTTCTGTGAGTACTTCCTTGTCGGTACGCTGTTCAGCATTCTCTCAACCATATCCCTGTTTCTTGTTCTGTATCGCTGGTGA
- a CDS encoding PG0541 family transporter-associated protein: MRRVEIIAAQAILDDVLQALEHYEVPMHYTIIPTAHGKGNTIPKLGDDVWPEENFILIMYCEEETLGGIEQALELVKKKYDHEGIGYFVL; encoded by the coding sequence ATGAGAAGGGTCGAAATAATTGCAGCCCAGGCAATCCTGGACGACGTTCTGCAGGCTCTTGAGCACTATGAGGTTCCCATGCATTACACCATCATCCCCACCGCACACGGGAAGGGCAACACCATCCCCAAGTTGGGCGATGATGTTTGGCCTGAAGAGAACTTCATCCTCATCATGTATTGTGAGGAGGAGACGCTCGGTGGTATCGAACAGGCCCTTGAGCTGGTGAAAAAGAAGTACGACCATGAGGGTATCGGGTATTTTGTTCTGTAG
- a CDS encoding SatD family protein — protein sequence MQYYALVGDIRQSRQASDRKALQELLLETLNALNNRYSQHMAALLMVNAGDAFQGLFLPTAPILQICDGIRYGLSVQSGIRIGLGFGAIETAIDPKQSILADGPAFWNARTALQQVQQEDYYGTRTLAFCLKDKHLESVKRLVNQVLVLHDQVSSKWKNTQLELARHYLLTHGFEKVSQTRLAKEMGLSTQQINTTIQAMGWFAFLDTRRETEQVLLQVVGGNNP from the coding sequence ATGCAATACTACGCATTGGTAGGCGATATACGACAGTCAAGGCAAGCTTCCGACCGAAAGGCCCTGCAGGAGCTCTTGCTTGAAACCCTGAATGCGCTCAACAACAGGTATTCCCAGCATATGGCAGCCCTTCTGATGGTCAATGCAGGCGATGCTTTTCAGGGTCTGTTTCTCCCAACGGCCCCGATTCTCCAGATTTGTGATGGTATCAGGTATGGACTGTCGGTGCAAAGCGGAATACGAATCGGTCTTGGCTTCGGTGCCATTGAGACGGCCATCGATCCCAAGCAGAGCATTCTTGCCGATGGTCCGGCATTCTGGAATGCTCGCACTGCTTTGCAGCAGGTGCAGCAAGAGGACTACTATGGTACACGCACCCTGGCCTTCTGCCTTAAGGACAAGCACCTTGAGTCAGTAAAAAGGCTGGTGAACCAAGTGTTGGTTCTGCATGACCAGGTCTCTTCAAAGTGGAAGAACACCCAGCTCGAACTGGCAAGGCACTATCTGCTTACCCATGGATTTGAAAAAGTCTCCCAAACCCGGCTGGCCAAGGAGATGGGCCTGAGCACCCAGCAAATAAACACTACCATACAAGCCATGGGTTGGTTTGCCTTTCTGGATACACGCAGAGAGACCGAGCAAGTCTTGTTGCAAGTCGTAGGAGGAAATAATCCATGA
- a CDS encoding efflux RND transporter periplasmic adaptor subunit — protein MKQKHSKKHIAGLIVLIILIIAATALVVLNPFQYLKALQATPVASEDDGPVEVSVRVMKLEHVDLQNTIVGNGNVIDPSSIDVYSEVTGTLTSLAVKLGQKVEKDQVIATVDPSRAGVTYKESVIKSPVSGTVLLLPFVQGSVVSVQAPVARIGLLVDLEVVLDIAERHIGTVGIGTKARLSFKAYPGQVFDAEVIRLSPVLNPATRTLEITLKVQDPDRKVKSGMFPSVILNTERLEQVVAIPRSALLYSGSQAYTFTVGSDGLAHKKLIEVGLQVGDLVQVTSGLSVGDTLIVQGQSLMTEGTLVRILQ, from the coding sequence ATGAAACAGAAGCATTCAAAAAAGCATATTGCAGGCTTGATTGTCCTGATTATCCTCATAATTGCAGCCACTGCCTTGGTGGTTCTCAATCCCTTCCAGTATCTGAAGGCACTTCAGGCCACACCCGTTGCATCTGAGGACGACGGTCCTGTGGAGGTAAGCGTGCGGGTGATGAAGCTGGAACATGTCGACCTTCAGAACACCATCGTCGGAAACGGCAACGTAATCGATCCTTCCTCCATCGATGTCTACAGCGAAGTGACCGGAACGCTCACCTCGCTTGCCGTGAAGCTCGGCCAGAAGGTTGAAAAGGACCAGGTTATCGCCACGGTCGATCCTTCCAGGGCTGGAGTAACCTACAAGGAGAGTGTGATCAAGTCCCCTGTTTCGGGAACGGTTCTGCTGCTTCCTTTTGTACAAGGGTCGGTCGTTTCCGTGCAGGCTCCCGTTGCCCGCATAGGTTTGCTTGTGGATTTGGAAGTAGTGCTGGATATCGCTGAGCGACATATTGGAACCGTGGGAATCGGGACCAAGGCCCGGCTCTCCTTCAAAGCCTACCCCGGCCAAGTCTTTGATGCCGAAGTGATCAGGCTCAGCCCGGTCCTCAATCCCGCCACCAGAACCTTGGAGATCACCTTGAAGGTGCAAGACCCTGATCGCAAGGTGAAAAGCGGTATGTTCCCCTCGGTGATTCTCAATACCGAGCGTCTTGAGCAGGTTGTAGCGATTCCTCGCTCGGCCCTGCTGTACTCCGGCAGTCAAGCCTACACATTCACCGTCGGCTCCGATGGTCTTGCCCATAAGAAGTTGATTGAAGTGGGCCTGCAGGTTGGCGATTTGGTACAAGTCACGAGTGGCCTGTCCGTTGGAGACACGCTGATTGTACAAGGGCAGAGCCTGATGACCGAGGGTACGCTCGTGCGTATCCTGCAGTAA